GCAACCACAATAGAAAATGACAAGCATTGTCATCAGGACCTCGTGCATGGCTGGTGGaagtgtaaaatggtgcagtcgcTGTGGAacacagcatggaggttcctcaaaaagttaaagaattgaaaacaaggaCAGGAAGAGACGTCTGCACCCCCATGCTCAGCGCAGCATTATGCACAATAGCCAAGGTGTAGAAACAAgccaggtgtccatcaacagatgaatgggtaaagaaaccATGCTGTATAGTCCggtggaatattacccagccttgaaaaggaaggacattctgacacctGCCACAACACGGCTGGACCTGCaggacattatgctcagtgaaataagccagataggAACTGTGGGGTTCCACCCTTAGTTGGCAGATTTAGAAAAACAGGCTGGGGAAAGGGGATGGGGAGTCAGTGTGGAAGGAGGACAGAGTTCTAGTTGAGGACAACAAGCAATTTCTGGAGatgggtgatggtgatggttgtacagcAGTGTGactatacttaatgccactaaactgtgcagtttttaaaaaggttaagttGGTAAATGTtacaatatgtatattttactttcagAATAAAATTCCTTAGTCCAGCAGGGTAAAGATGTAATGAATATGGCTATTTGAACCACTTTACGTCTTAGTAGCTGGAGGTTCTGATCAGAGCTTCCATATGTGGCTGAAGTTTACATGCTGCCTGGGAAGATATATTAATTATCTCTGCTGCATAACAACCCGTCCCAAATCTTAGAGGCTAAAATACTGATGGCCTCCTACTACATCTCCCAGTTtgtgtgggtcaggaatttgagagtggctcagctgggtggttctggctcaagGTGTCTCATGAGGCAGCAGTCAGGTGTCAACCAGGGCTGTACCATCTGAAGGCTCGACTGGGGCTGGAGGAGACATCTCCTAGGTGGTGCTCCATGTGGCTGGTAGGGTGGTGCTTCTTGGGAACTTGTTGCAGGGCCCTTCGAAAGTCCTCCCAGCATGGTGGTTGGCTTCCCTCAGAGTGAACAATTGAAGGGGCCAATGTGAAGGCTGCAACGGCTATATGATGTAGCCTTGAAAGCCACACACCTTCACAGCTGCCATATTCTGCAGGTGGCATGAGCCAGTCCTGGTTCCATGCAAGAAAGATATGCACGGGGCTTTGAGGCCAGGAGGTGTGCATCCCTGAAGGCTGTCTCGGAGGGTGGTTGTGGAAGCATCACTTGCAGACACTCTTCCTATCTGCACAGCTGGGGTGTCAGCTCTGGTTCTGTCCATAGCCCTCTACCAGGGCATCATAGGGGATGCAGAAACTGAAGCAGTGTAGATAGGTCTCTGGAATGTGCAGCCCACTTGCAGGATCCAGGAGCTTGCAGAATCCAGACTACTTGGGCTGTGGCTTCCACCCACCCCTTACCTCCCCTGTCCAGGAGCTGAGCCCTAGTGGAGCTGACTAATGGTGGGTCTTTAGCTggttctgactcttggttcaAGTCTTTCCTGAATACCAGGATCATTACAATGATCCTACCCTGTGGTACCCATCCTCCTACGTCACCCCTCCAGCTCACCCTCACGCAGCCTGCTGAGCACTTCTTCTATGTTGGGTCATGCCCCTTCCCTGTTCCAATGCATCAGTGGCTGCACATCCAGCCATGAGCCCATGTCTGGCTTTTGCTGTTTCATGGGTGCCATGTTGCTTTGTGTTTCCACGTCTTTGCACATGGGCCCTCTTTCCAGAGGCACTCCCTTCACTTAGCTCCCCCAGGGAGTCCATCCTTCACATCTGTTTTCATCCTCCATGGAGCCTCCCCCCACAGAGGCAGGCGGGACCTTTATTCAAAGTAAGTAACCATtacttattgagtacctactgtgcaCCAAGCACTCTGCTGGGTGCTGTGGcctgaactgtgtcccccaatCTCCTGTGTTGGAGTCTTGgcccccagaacctcagaatatgaccatatttggagatggggtcttaaAAGAGGCAATCAAGGTAACATGAGTTCACTAGGGGTGACCTGTTCCAGTGTGATCCGGGTCCTTACAATAAGGGGATCAGGACACATAGACACGCTCAGAGGGGTGACCccgtgaggacacagggagaggacagCCATctacacacaggcagagaggcctcaggaggaccCCACCTGGCTGACTGCAAGCCTCTGGGACTGGGAGACAATAAGTCCTATGGTTTAAGCCGCTCAGGCTGTGGTATTGGTCAAGGTGGCCACTAGGCTTTCTTCAAATGTCGTATTTGGTCCTCACTCATGTCCTCAGGGTCCCCTATGAGGAAGGAAAATGTTCCACTCTACAGATAAGGAGAGAGCTTGTCTGGCACATGCCTGGTGCCATGCTTCCCGGTGCTGTGTCTCGGGGCTCACGTCTGCCCCCATCAGATGAGGACTATGCCTCACGCATCTTTGTTCACTCCTCTTGCCCCGACTCAAGGCCGGCAACAGATGGAGGATTTGTGTCCTGTCATAGCCACACTCACTGTCTGTCCTGCTGTGAATCACAGTTGCATCTACAGAAAGCCACTTTGTGGTGTAGACAGGCTCCATCCCCCTTGCAGCAGATTGGCTGTGGCTCACTGTGCCTCCGTATTACCCTCTCTCGCCACAGATTTGGCATCACTCCTTCTACCAGGTGCTCCGCATCGCCCCGGAGCAGCATCCTCTGATGATGACAGAGCCGCCTTTAAACACAATGCCCAGCAAAGAGAAGATGTCACAGGTAAGAGGCCAGGTGGTGGGCAATGGGTCAGGGAGCAGGTCATGGGGCAGCAGCTCTGGCCACTTTTCGAGCCTTGACCCTGGGGGATGCCCTCAGGGCATCGCCTCTTTGCTCAGCGAGATGAAGACACAGGAGACATCTGTCCCCTTTGACGCTGGTGGCAAGCAAGGCAGCTACCACGGGAAAGCTCCCCAAGGGGCCGGGCATGGGTGAAATGTTTACTGTGACTCATTTCAGGTGGACCCGACAGCAGGTCTGTGGGCAGGGCAGTTGTCCCTTTGCACAGGTGAAGGAGTGGGGGTGTGCAGGAGCAGAAGGGGTTTGGCtgaggctgcagggcagggggttAGGAGGTCCGCTGGGTCCTTCTCAGTCCTGCTGGGTCATGGGGCCAGCTTAGAGCTCCCAACCTGACCCAAGAGCTCCCAATGTCCCCCAGGAAGGAGTTCGTGGTACGTGTGGATAGGACTGACCTGGATGAACTGGATTGAACTGGTTCTCGGAGGCTGTCAAGGACAGATTGGTGGAGAAAGGAGGGTATCCTCCAGTAGACTGCAGAGTCTCCCTTAGGGCCCGAGGGGGGTCCAGGTGGGAGGGGGCCGCAGGGGCTGCCAGGTTCTAGGCACACCTAATGAGGATGTCCAGGGACTAATTAAGCAAGCAGCAAGGCTCTACCACCTGGCCCAGCacccctggagcccaggggcGTCTCCTGCAGTGAGCAGTGACCCAGGGCAGGCCGGCAGCCCGCGGTACCACCTGCCCGTGGAGGAGGCTTGCTCCATGGCCCAGAAATAGAGCACCAGCAATCGGAGCACAGGCGTGAGCTGCTGCCTCATTTCAAACCAAGCCCCGAGGAAGCTGATGAATCTTCGCCCGCACGTGGTCAGGCCCACAGAAGTGGGCCACAGCTGGGCTCTGCGTGGACCGGGCACAAGGCCCACGGCCTGGAAACAGCAGGTAACCGGGCTGAGAACAGCGTGTGCCCATCATGGACCCAgtgagctggagagagagagagagagaagcagggttgTCCCGCATTCAAGGGGAATATGCCATTGCCAAACTGTTGTAGGGGCCTCCAGAGAATCAGAACggtgggacacacacacacacacacacacacacacacacacagatctgctttaaggaattggttcatgtgattatggagacTGACAAACCCCAGGATCTGCAGGGGTAGAGTCGGCAGGCTGGAGCCTTTTGCTCTGTTTGGATCTTCAACTgcttggatgaggcccaccctcCATGGGGAAGGGTAATTGGCAttacttgatctatagatttaaacGTTGATATTATCCCCAAACACCCTCATATACACACCCTCAGAATAATGATTGACCAAGTGTCTGCGATCCCCATGGCCCAGtcaaattgaaggaaaaaatttaCCCTCACACAAGCCACTGTGCTGGcacttgcccacctcccctgggCTCACCGCCTGCCTTTCTGCCCCGGCTCTCTCTGAATCTACCCTTTGATTATACTGAGATTTCAGCATAAAAACAAAGGGACACACACGTGGGGTAATTTTGGTGATTCTTTACTGGAGAGATTATGCACAAAGGTGAGTATGAGTTTTAGAACAGTGACGTGAGCCAGTGTGGAGTTCTAGGCTAGTGATGGGGAGCCGGGCCCCTAAACCTGACAGGGCACAGGTGGCCAGCAGCCCAGAGAGGGTCTCTGCCAGGAGGATGGACCAGCAGGGAccagcagggagggagcagggacgTCCCCTCCTTCCAGCGTTGCCGTGGGCAGAACCCAGCCAGCGGGTCACCCAGGGAAGGGGAACTTTTGGCTACTGCCCAGGGCAGAGAGTGGCCGAGGAAGGTGGAAGCTTCTGTAGGCAGATGGGGGGCAGCCTGCAACGGTGGCCTCTGTGGGGACTCAGGGAGCAGCACGTCACTGCGGGAGAATGGAGTCCCCCCATCTGTGGACTCTCCCCTGCGAGCTCCTTCTGTCCAGGTGCCAGACTCCCCGGCCCCTCCCAGAGGCTGGAACAAACTGAGGAGCACAGGGCTGGTTCTCCCAGAATAAGTCTGCCTGTTAGCAGGATGTCTGGGGCTGCGTCCCAGTGGAACAGCAGGTGCAGGgagcagtggggagcctgattctggCCCTGGCTCTCCCCACATGTGGGACCTGGGGTGGATTGCTTGTCGTCGAGGTGTCTTGATTTCCCTATCAGGATGGTAATGGCATCACACTGGGGATGTCACGGAAACGAGATGGGTCGAAGCCGTGACGTGTGTGTCACCGTGCTTAGCACCTGTTGAGCATTCCTCAAATGctgcctcagtgttctcatctgtaggatgggagtttgaccccaggatcctggaagaCCCTTCCAAGCTCTGTGACCTCTGGCCTCATGCCAGACCGGGGGAGCTGAGGTTGGTTTTTGTCCTTGCATTTTTAGGAGGTGGGGTTTCTAGTGGGATCACAAAAGCTGCTCTCCCACCTAGAGTCCatgccctgcctcctccaccaGGATGCAGACTCTGGGGACGCCGGAGAGTGACACAGACTCACCGCCACTGCCGTGCCCATCTCTGTGTCCTTAAATGGGGTGCCTGCATCTGGGTGCCTCACCTTCCACGCATCATGTTACAAATGCACATCTGGGTGGTTTCCACTTGGGGGCTGTTGTGAAAGAGCCAGGTGCAAATGGGCATGAGCCAGTCTTTGCATGGACACGTGCTGTTGCTTGTCTTGGGTAAATCCCCAAGCCCCCACTGACAGCTGCCCTCAGACACATGCTTAGTGACCCCCAACACACTCAGTGGTGTTGCACACTGTGTGcaaatattgttttctaaaatgctGTCTACTGGGTTTTGAGGTCTTTGCCAGAGGCCAGTTGGTTCACTTCTTGAGCAGCCCACACCCCAGTCACTTCCCTTACGGTCTTATACCACTCCAGGGCCACTGTACACCTGCCCTACTTGCCCCTGAGCCAGGTACCAAACTAAGGACAGCCCCTCTGCCCAGGAGCCTGTGAAATCATTCAGTTGAGCCAAATCACAGGGATCCTCCCAAACTTAGCTAACTACCGACTGGCCGTCCGTAAGATGCCCCGACGGCTCTAGCTGGCTGTCACCCTGTCCCCAGGTGCTACCCTCCTGTGGCCCTGTTGGCAGGTTTGGAGCTGTACCTCACAAAGTTTGCCGATCAGTGGTCCAAGTGACTGCGTGTTGGTCCCACCATCAAAAGAACCTTGAAATCTTAAACCCCAGTGTCACTATCTTGCAGGAGAATCATTCACTTGCTCAGCCAACCTCACAGTGACGGtgcccagcctcccacccctgccacctgTTCCCTAACATTCTTGTCCACCAGTCTCTCATGTGGACGAGGCGGAGACAATGTACATACCCCAGGGGGGACGCCATGGGCAACAAAAGCAGGGCTGTGCCTCCCCTGTCCGCGCCTTGCACCCTGTGTACAGTCAGTACCCAGGAGAGCATCCTGGACGCACTGTGCCTGGACTAAGTGTCTGGGGCGCAGTTAACACATAGTAACTGACGGCTTTCGTTGTTGCAATtgttataaaacaagtaaaacatCCCAAATCAAAGTATTGTGTAAAGCCTGCCTAGCCTCCAAGAGTCGAAAGAACAAAAGCGTGGAGAGGACAATGTTGGCTTCACAGAGGCATTGGGGGTTCAGCATCACCCCCATCATGAAAACGGGGTGGCTCAGAAGATGATGCGATCCCCTCGGTCTTGTGGCAGCGTGTTACGTCTGCCCCGTCAGGTCCCTGGGAAGGATTCGAGCCCTGCGTTACTGGGAGGCAGTGTTGCGGAGCTCGTGGGCAGAGCTGGGCTGAAGAGTGGCACGCTCCCTGACTCCGTAGGCTGGATCTCTGGGGAGCCAGGTGCCCCCGCAGGTGGGCTTCATGCGCCCGAGGACTAAGGGAAGACCCGCCTGCTCTTCCGTCCACTGGCCTGGCGTCCAGCGCTTCCCATTGCTTCTCCGCAGATCCTGTTTGAGACCTTCAACGTGCCGGCCCTGTACTTAGCCAACCAGGGAGTCCTTTCTCTATACGCCTCTGGCCAGACCTCGGGTGAGTGGCCCCCTCGGAGCCCCGTGAGCCCACGCctgtcctcttcctccctgccaaataatgaatgaatgaagggaagGATCCACGGGACGTGAGAAACACACTGGACAGCCCTCCTCCTAATTCCCTCCCGTCCTCCTGGGTAAGCAATTTGCTTCCACTCGGCTCACTTAGCTCCTTGACAGCTTTATCGAGGTGTCACTGGCGCATGATGAAGCCAGGGTGCCTAAGGCATGCAATTTAAGAAGTTTTGACGTGTAGATACACTCATGTAGCCACCAGCACAGTCAAGATAAGGGACGGATCCGAGACTTCTaaacctcccccctcccccggccccacGCCGCCCCACGCTGCCCCCTCCAGGCTGTCCTCACATGCATttgcattttctggaattttGCGTGAATGTTGTTGGGTATGCGCTCTTTTTCCTGTGGCTTTTTCCTCCTCAACATAATTATTTGGAGATTCATTCGTGCTGCTGTTTGtattaatagttcatttctttttattgccaagtggtattccattgtgtgaatgcACCATACTTTGCTGATTTATTTACCTgtggatggatatttgggttgtttccagtcgggagctattataaataaagctactgtgaacatttgtctacaagtctttgtgtggacatacacTTTCGTTTTACTTGCATAAAAATACCTACAAGTGACATGATTGGGTCGGATGGTaagagtattttaattttttaaaaatccgcCAAACTAGCTCCCAGCATGGCTGCATGCCTTCATGCCTTGCTTGCCAGCCACATGAGAGTGCCCGTTCCTCCACAGACTGGCACGGCCGCTCTTCATCATGCAGCCCTTCTAGCAGGTGCACAGTGGCACCTCGCTGTGGTTTTGACTCGTAGGTTCCCTAACAAGCAGTAGTGGTGAGCATTCCATTATATGGaactttggtgaagtgtctgttcaaatgtCCTGTCAATTTTTCACTGACTgcatcttttttataaaaaaagattttattggggatctctgggtggctcagcggtttagcgccggcctttggcccagggcatgatcctggagacccgggatcgagtcccatatcggggtccctgcatggagcctgcttctgcctgtgtctctgcctctctctctgtgtctttcatgaatgaataaataaaatctttaaaaattaattaagtaaaaagatttatttatttatttatttatttatttatttatttatttaggagagagtgaaagagtgcgagggcagggagagggaaaaatagactccatgctgagtgctgagcctgttgtggggcttgatcccataaccctgagatcatgacctgagccgaaaccaagagtcagatgctcagccaactgagccactcaggtacccctgagTTGTTCATCTTTGAGTTTTGGGAATGCTTTTTGTTCTCTATATCAGCCTCTCATTGGGTACATGTTTTGCAAAGATTTGCTCCCAGTCTCTGGCTTGGCTTTTCAGTTTCCTCACCATGTGCTTcgaagagcaaaagtttttaatttcagtgaaatCTATttatcctttgtgtgtgtgtgtgtgtgtgtgtgtgtgtgtgtgtgtgtgtgtgtctcatgctTCTGGTGTAAAATCTAAGAAACACATGCTGAACCCAAAGCTTTTCTGCTGTGATTCCTCCTAGAAGTTGTATAATTTTCAGTGTTACACTTAGTTCTGTGATCCATGTGGAGCGCGGTTTTGTGTGTGGCTTCTAGTACGCATGAAGTTTTTTTCTTGGTATGTGTATAGATGTCCAGTTGTTCccacactatttgttgaaaagacaactGAAGAGTGAAGACATTCTTCATCGAATTACCCTATGCATTTTTTTGGAAAACCAGTTGTCCGTAtttgtgtgagtctatttctATAGTCTGTGTTCTGTCCCAGCGATCTGTTTGTCTACCTCTAGGAtgataccacattgtcttgattacagGAGCTTTATAAATCTTGAAATATGATGTTAGTGCTACACCTTcggactcttattttttttaaataacattttggcCATTCCaggttcttttcattttcatataaattttagaatcatgttctcaatttctaccaaaaaaagtATCTTTGAGTTTTGATCagaatttcattgaatttatagatcaatcTGGAGAAAATTGGTCTCTTAACAACAGTCATGTCTCCTGACTAATAAATATGGTATATCTCCTAAATGTTCTCTAATTTCTCTTGGCAGTGGTTCGTGGTTCACAGTGTAAAATCTGCGCAAACCAGTCATCAGATTTATCTCtaagtatttcatatattttgattctATTATAAACTCTATCTCTAGTTCAATTTCTGATAGTTCTGCacaagtatatagaaatacaagtaGCTCTTGTATGCTGATATTGTATCCTGGCACCCTAACTAAACTAATTTATTAGTGCTGATAGGATTTTCTACTTAGGCAACCATGTTGTCTatagtttaatttctttatttccaaaCTGAGTgcttcttattgttttttttttttttcttgcctcgtTGCTCTGGCTAGAATCTTCACTCAATACTAAATGGAAATGGTGGAAAcagacatccttatcttgttccagACCTCAAAGGGAAATCATTCAGTCTTACTGAATGATTAAGTGCAttgttagctataggtttttcaTTGACATCCTTTATCAGTTTGAGGAAATTATCCAGTATTCCTAGTTTgatgagtggtttttttttttaatcatgaatggatgttggattttgtcaagtgCACTCTCTGCCTTTACTGATAAGATCATGTAGAATTTCTCTTTTAGTTCTTTAACatggtgaattacattaattgatttttgaatgttaaccaatcttgcattcctgagataaaatCAATTTGGTCATGACTTGCTATCCTTTGCATATATTTGCTAGAATTTGTTTAGGAGTTTCGTGTCTGTGTTCATGAAGGATCATGGTCTGCCATGTTCTTTTCTTGTGACGTCCCCTCTCTCAGGGACCACTGAGATCGTCCTTTGTTGCTTGATGTCCAACATCTTAAAaactgttgtttcctgtatttctGTTTTAGGTGTTTCAGGTGTGTGGAGGGAACACACTCCTTGTTCCCTACCTTAGCTAGATGTGGAGgtcttcattttaaatgtgaagtCCTTGGTTACCAGAGCCAACATGTGAAAGAAGGCAATCGTCCAGACCACTAATCCACTCTGGATGGCTCTACAAGTCACCATTTCACACAGAGTGAAGCCTGTGTTTCCAAACCCACATCACAAATTTTGGACTAACACAGAGAGATGTAGTTTGCCTTGCTATCTAAAACGTACACATCCTTCACTGCATCTAGCCTCTTCCGACAATCAagcgccacccagagattcccagTGCCTACACTGATGGACAGTTTTTTAGGGAAAAAGCTGTTAGGAGCAgaatattcttctttctcttttatcctttggCAACTGCTGCTAATGCCTATATGTCttgtttaataagaaaatttgCAGGTTTTCTGACCAAAACTTTGGTGTGACCTGGATAGGTTTTACCCTAGCACACTCCTACAGAAGAAAGTTTGCTCCTCAGATCTTTGCCTTCTCCTCCAATTATTTCCCATTTACCATCTCTTCCTGCAGACTTGACAATTGATAAGGGATGTCATGCACCCTGCATGATGATGCCAGCATGTTCTCTTGTCTAGGAACAACCATTGAATCTGGAGAAGGAATGACATACTTTGTGCCCATCATTGACGGCTGTGCTTTACATCAGTCGACCATCCAGGTGGACATGGCAGGCCAAGACCTAACATTGTACCTCCTGAAACTATTGACAAACAGTGGGCACTCGTTGGTGAGCACAGGTAGGAAATTGCTATTATTGGCCAAGTGAACCAGTCTCTGGGGTGTAATATCCTGCTTGGCTTGCTCAACCTGCGGCCTTCAATTTGTAAAGAAAGCTAAGACTACTTGACTATGATTCAAGTTTTACAAACAGGCCCATCTATATTTAGGGACATTTAGTGATTGGTAGTGGTTGATAATGACAATGAGAatcatggtgatgatgatgatgatgacaatagtgacggtggtgatgatggtgatggtggtgatgatgaggatgatggtCACCATGTGCCCACCACAAGGAGCTGAGTTTTCAAAAAGTTGCTCTCTGGGGACAGAATGCTCCTGTGAACCATCTTGGGtcacattttttcccttcctccataGGTGATCGGGAATATATCCGGAAcgtaaaagaaaaatgttgctatgtgGCTCTGGACTTCGACAAGGAGAAAGTGAAAGCTGACTGTCCTTCCTACGCACAGAAGTATCAGCTGCCCGATGGCCAGGAGATCACCCTTGGGCGGGAGAAGTTCTTCTGCCCTGAAGGGCTTTTTCAGGCAGATCTCATAGgtaaggggagggaaggggccaggGGTGAGTCCAAACCTGGATAGCAGGATTGCTATAAAGGGAATGGAGCCCTGTAGCCAGGAGGGGGTACTGCTTTGAGTGGCAAGTTGGCACCCATTTCAAAAGTTCCTGTGATATTAACTATCACTTGTTAAACCCGTACTGTATGCCTGTGACTTTGGCGACCACCGTACACGGGCTATAGCCTACAATCCTTCCCCATCTGACACTGctccatgttacagatgaagaaatccaGTGCAGAGCACTAAATATTTGCCAGGTGTGACTGAATTCTACATGGGACCatatttttctctcccattaTATATTATTCATACTCCGTCCActcacaaaataatttgaaatatacaaATGGAGACAAAGCAGCTAAAACCATAGGTTTGGAAGAAACTAAATGTTTGGCTGATTCagaggttctttttaaaattctggtatAGTTAACATCCAGTGTTTTATTAGCTTGgggtgtacaatatactgatttgACAGTTCTATACTTcatcacccagggctcatcatgaCATGTGCGCTCCTTCATCCCCAGCACCTGCTCCCCTAGCCCCCACTCACCTCCTTCTGGCGGCCAGCAGCATGTTCTCtgtagttcagagtctgtttcttggtttgtctctctggtttgtttttttcccctttgttcatttgttttgttccttaaattccacatacgagtgaaatcatatggtacatGTCTtcctctgattaacttatttcacctACTATCATACCCTCTAActccaaccatgtcattgcaaattgcAATGATTtcattgcaagatttcattctttctttctggctgaatcatattccattgtgtatacacacCACCTCTTccttgcagcattgtttacaatggCCAGATGCTGGAAGCAGCCCCAGTGATCTAGAGGTCTTACACGAGCACTGAGTTGGCTAAGCTCCCTGGCAGGCGtgcagaacaggaaaaaaaatgatggcttGTAAAATCCCCATTGACAGGGAAGATTTCCAGG
The Canis lupus familiaris isolate Mischka breed German Shepherd chromosome 18, alternate assembly UU_Cfam_GSD_1.0, whole genome shotgun sequence genome window above contains:
- the LOC483676 gene encoding actin-85C-like isoform X4, coding for MMNVPVVCDYGSGFSKVGFSGTEAPLAMFPTILGKLRHDVTHPQVDKNLLVGMEEEDWFIGDEAQEKRGELNLQYPISRATVTNWDNMEKIWHHSFYQVLRIAPEQHPLMMTEPPLNTMPSKEKMSQILFETFNVPALYLANQGVLSLYASGQTSGTTIESGEGMTYFVPIIDGCALHQSTIQVDMAGQDLTLYLLKLLTNSGHSLVSTGDREYIRNVKEKCCYVALDFDKEKVKADCPSYAQKYQLPDGQEITLGREKFFCPEGLFQADLIGRREPGIHMKAFQSISSCNSALWKILFSHIVLSGGTGSCSGLCFRLQKEISALVSPTINVKCLGGRLHPVLTLHLQGHVGH